In a single window of the Gossypium hirsutum isolate 1008001.06 chromosome A13, Gossypium_hirsutum_v2.1, whole genome shotgun sequence genome:
- the LOC107894479 gene encoding aspartic proteinase nepenthesin-1: MPSTLGFINSKLLFCLLVTSILYHSAFVTSKPTGFSLRAVIDDSPESPLYLIENLTIAERLERLIKISYSRVNYLNLVSSGDAKLVPDNIRIPMLRDALYYAVAFTIGSQGHPVKLLMDTGGGLIWTQCLPCPNCFPQKLPIYNPAASTSYATLPCSHPFCNGDRRLYNCEHGRYCVYNAQYSGGASTSAIASTEAFHFFVDQHSTHPFNVIFGCSYDSRDIAFMNTDISGIFGLSFSPDSMASQFSALIQHRFSYCLAPFDDVTPRPLVLRFGEDIPQLPPQSVGSTQLIASPTSYFFYLGLKDISVAGHRIGFPPSIFQIKPNGLGGFFIDSGALFTHIDADALAGNAYAEVLKGFAAYYGSKYLKQTGASPEGFELCYERPPNFDEFATLTFHFDESVYTVNGQYMHVIAPNFFCVGILKGSSVSVLGAWQQQNKRIIYDGGRGVLEFADENCMNDIA; the protein is encoded by the coding sequence atgcCTTCAACCCTTGGTTTTATCAATTCTAAATTGCTGTTTTGCCTCTTGGTAACGTCAATTCTATACCATTCTGCATTTGTTACTTCAAAACCTACTGGTTTCAGTCTAAGGGCTGTCATAGATGATTCTCCAGAGTCTCCATTATATCTTATTGAAAACTTGACTATAGCCGAAAGGCTAGAAAGATTGATCAAAATTTCCTATTCTAGGGTTAATtatttgaatctagtttcaagtgGTGATGCAAAGCTAGTTCCTGATAATATTCGGATACCCATGCTCCGAGATGCTCTCTACTATGCGGTAGCGTTTACAATAGGAAGCCAAGGACATCCAGTGAAGTTGTTGATGGACACTGGAGGTGGTTTAATTTGGACCCAATGTCTGCCTTGCCCAAATTGTTTCCCACAAAAGCTTCCAATTTATAATCCCGCTGCTTCCACCAGTTATGCCACACTTCCTTGCAGCCATCCTTTTTGCAACGGCGACCGGAGACTCTACAATTGTGAACATGGTCGTTATTGTGTGTACAATGCTCAATACAGTGGTGGAGCCTCTACCAGTGCCATTGCGTCCACGGAAGCATTTCATTTCTTTGTCGACCAACATAGTACGCACCCGTTCAACGTCATCTTTGGCTGCTCGTATGATAGTCGGGATATTGCTTTTATGAACACTGACATTTCAGGGATCTTCGGGTTAAGCTTCTCACCGGATTCAATGGCATCCCAGTTTTCGGCTTTGATTCAACATCGATTCTCGTACTGTTTAGCCCCTTTTGATGATGTAACCCCTCGTCCTTTGGTTTTAAGGTTTGGAGAAGACATTCCACAACTGCCTCCACAAAGTGTTGGATCAACACAGTTGATAGCCTCTCCCACATCTTATTTTTTCTACTTGGGATTGAAAGACATATCTGTTGCAGGTCATCGTATAGGATTTCCACCATCTATTTTTCAGATTAAGCCAAATGGGTTGGGGGGTTTCTTCATAGACTCTGGAGCTTTGTTCACTCATATTGATGCTGATGCACTGGCAGGGAATGCATATGCTGAAGTACTAAAGGGGTTTGCTGCTTACTATGGGTCAAAATATCTTAAACAAACAGGGGCAAGTCCAGAAGGATTTGAACTATGTTATGAGCGTCCaccaaattttgatgaatttgcaaCTTTAACGTTCCATTTTGATGAATCTGTTTACACCGTCAATGGGCAATATATGCATGTTATTGCCCCTAATTTTTTCTGCGTAGGAATATTAAAAGGAAGTTCGGTTTCTGTTCTTGGAGCATGGCAGCAACAAAATAAACGTATCATTTACGATGGGGGAAGGGGTGTACTCGAATTTGCTGATGAAAATTGTATGAATGATATTGCATGA